A stretch of the Malus domestica chromosome 08, GDT2T_hap1 genome encodes the following:
- the LOC103448635 gene encoding 14-3-3-like protein produces the protein MAATTPSPREENVYMAKLAEQAERYEEMVEFVEKVSASADKEELTVEERNLLSVAYKNVIGARRASWRIISSIEQKEESRGNDDHVATIRDYRSKIETELSNICDGILKLLDSRLIPSAVAGDSKVFYLKMKGDYHRYLAEFKTGAERKEAAESTLSAYKAAQDIANAELAPTHPIRLGLALNFSVFYYEILNSPDRACNLAKQAFDEAIAELDTLGEESYKDSTLIMQLLRDNLTLWTSDMQDDAADEVKEAAAPKPTEEPKQ, from the exons ATGGCGGCAACCACCCCCTCCCCCCGCGAAGAGAACGTCTACATGGCCAAACTCGCCGAGCAAGCCGAGCGCTACGAGGAGATGGTCGAGTTCGTCGAGAAAGTCTCCGCCTCCGCCGATAAAGAGGAGCTCACCGTCGAGGAGCGCAACCTCCTCTCCGTTGCCTACAAGAACGTCATCGGTGCCCGCCGTGCCTCCTGGCGCATCATCTCCTCCATCGAGCAGAAGGAGGAGAGCCGCGGCAACGACGACCACGTTGCCACGATCCGTGACTACCGATCCAAGATCGAGACCGAGCTCTCCAACATCTGCGACGGCATTCTCAAGCTCCTCGACTCCAGGCTCATCCCCTCCGCTGTCGCCGGCGATTCCAAGGTCTTTTATCTCAAAATGAAGGGCGATTACCACCGTTATCTTGCCGAGTTCAAGACCGGCGCCGAGCGCAAGGAGGCCGCCGAGAGCACCCTCTCCGCCTACAAGGCCGCTCAG GACATTGCCAATGCCGAACTGGCACCAACACACCCAATCCGCCTGGGGTTGGCTCTCAACTTCTCTGTGTTTTACTATGAGATTCTGAACTCTCCCGACCGCGCCTGCAATCTCGCCAAACAG GCTTTTGATGAGGCGATCGCAGAGTTGGACACTCTCGGAGAGGAGTCATACAAGGACAGCACTTTGATAATGCAGCTTCTCCGTGATAACCTGACCCTGTGGACCTCTGACATGCAG GATGATGCAGCTGACGAGGTTAAAGAAGCAGCAGCACCCAAGCCCACCGAAGAACCAAAGCAGTGA